The following coding sequences are from one Ammospiza nelsoni isolate bAmmNel1 chromosome 5, bAmmNel1.pri, whole genome shotgun sequence window:
- the PVALB gene encoding parvalbumin alpha translates to MAMTDLLSAEDIKKAVGAFSAAESFNYKKFFEMVGLKKKSPEDVKKVFHILDKDQSGFIEEEELKFVLKGFTPEGRDLSDKETKALLAAGDKDGDGKIGADEFATMVAES, encoded by the exons ATGGCTATGACTGACTTGCTCAGCGCTGAGGATATCAAGAAGGCTGTGGGAGCCTTTTCAG CGGCTGAATCTTTTAACTACAAAAAGTTTTTCGAGATGGTAGGATTGAAAAAGAAGAGCCCAGAAGATGTGAAGAAGGTTTTCCATATTCTTGATAAAGATCAGAGCGGCTTCATTGAAGAGGAAGAATTGAA GTTTGTCCTGAAGGGCTTTACCCCAGAAGGAAGAGACCTATCAGACAAAGAAACGAAGGCTCTTCTGGCTGCTGGAGATAAGGACGGTGATGGTAAAATTGGCGCTGATG aattTGCAACTATGGTGGCTGAATCATAA